The sequence below is a genomic window from Anaerocolumna chitinilytica.
ACTTGTTGATGATGATTATGATACCTTAAATGATGATGATGATGTAATTGGTATAAAAACATGGTATAATGAACGGTATGTGAAAGATGCTAGTAAGAAAATAAAAAGAGTAATAAGGGCACGTCAAAAGGAGGGAACATTTTTGACTGGAGTACCGTTCGGATATGAGAAAGATGTTAATGTTAAAAATAAAGTGAATATAGTAGCAGAAGAAGCTGAAATCGTAAAACGTATATTTAATCTTTATCTTGAAGGTTATGGATATAGAAAGATAGCCAATCTATTAACGGAGCAAGAAATTCCGACGCCTTCAGCTATGAGAAAAGATAGATTAATAAAACAAGGAAAAACAGTAAAGACCATACCAAGAGATCAGTGGAGTGATGGTATGGTAGGGGACATACTAAAAAATGATTTTTACCTTGGGACTTTTAGACAACATAAAAGAGAACGAATTCTTATTAATGGAAATGATACAAGAGTGTCTAAAGAAAATCAAATAGTTTTTAAAAATAATCATGAATCTATCATTACAATAAATGATTTCGAATTAGCCCAAGAGGCTATGAAAAAGCGAATGAGAACAAATTACAGAGGAAAAGGTGAAAACAGATTATTTGGTAGTTGTTTATTCTGCAAAGACTGTGGTTCAAGATTAACTCCAATCACTAGAAAGAATTCCAGCAAACAATATTATATCTGTAATACATATAATCAGAAGGGTAAGAGGTTTTGTAATAGGTCTCATCAAATAACTGAAGAATCATTGTTAAAGGACATATTAGCCTACATAAAACTATGTCGAAACGGTTTACAGCATATTATTGAGACTTATGATCTGAAGGATTTTACTACCGAACAAAGTAACCTGGAAGATAAGAGAAAGTTCTTAACCACTTCTATTGAAAACAAAAAAAATGAATTAAAGGGACTTTTAGCTCAGAAACTGAAGGAAACAACACTAAATGGGTTTGAACAATCAGTTCTGGCAGAAACTTATGAAGAATTACAGAAAGAAATTCTAGCTAAGTTAAATGGATACGAGAGTCAATTGCGTGAGTTCGATCAATCGCAAATGGAAACTGAAAATGTGAAAGATAAACTTGATACAGCAATTAAAGTAGTGGATAATATTATTGAAAAGAATAATATAACTGGCAAGGATATTGAAATTTTGGTTGACTCAATTATAGTTGATGAGGAAGGATTTCCAGATATAAAATTAAGATATGGATTAAGTGAAATAATAAAATACAATCCTTTAGAAGAATTAAATAGAAGAGAAAATGAAATCATACTGACTACGATGCAGCTTATTTGGAAAGAGGATAGGAATTATACTTCAGCTAAGTATTTATCAAGAGAGTTAACGAATGCAGGTTTCTCTAAATCTAAGAAATCTGTACTGCCATACATAGCAATTATGATTGATAAAGGGATTTTAAAAGCAACTGAGGACCCTTTAAAGCCTTATAATATTACGGTAAACAAGGATCACCTGAAAAATATGATCAATGTTTACATGGAGTCCTTGACGACCTGGGGGAATGCCGGAAATGGTATTCGAATATATTCTGAAAAAGAATGGAATTGACCCCAAGACAGATCTTAACATTGTACAGAATATTGAATTCGGATTAACAGCGCAGGCTTTTGCCGCAGGGACCGGAGATTATACCATCGAGTTTGAACCGGCTGCCACAGCCCTGGAGAAGGAAGGAACCGGTAAAGTGGCGACTTCTCTTGGAGTTGAGAGCGGAAAAGTACCGTATACCGTATATTCTGCCAAGAAAAGTTATATAGAGAAACATCCGGACATTATTCAGAAATTCACCAATGCCATTCAGAAGGGCCTCACTTATGTGAATTCACATAAACCGGAGGAAATTGCCAAGACGATTCAACCACAGTTTAAGGAAACAGATTTGGATACCCTTACTACCATTGTAAAAAGATATTATGACCAGCAAACCTGGAAAGATAACACGGTACTGGATGAAGACAGCTTCAACCTGTTACAGGATATTCTTGAGGACGGTGGAGTTATTACAACAAGAGCACCTTATGATAAGCTGGTAACAACAACTTATGCGGAGAAAGCAAAATAATATAAAAGATTCTAAATTGGTAAGGATTTTTTAATAGAGCAGCTATCTTAAGATGGCTGTTCTATTATGTCTGAGGCTGTTTCAAAGTCCGCTGTTCCATCTAAATCAGCTGACGACATTGTTAAAAACCTATAAAGGTAAATCAAGGTATTCCTTTAAAAGCTAATACTAATCAAAAGGAACCAAAGGAAATATCAGCTTACACGTTGCCTGAAATTGAAAGAAAATCGGAAATTAAGACACTTAAAGATTTTATTAAGGAAAAGGAAATTAAATTATCCTTTTGCATGAAATTGTGCATACTATTGGCTTAAAAGATATAAGCGCTTCAGTTGCATATAATAATAACTTCACGAGTGTCATGGTAGAGGTAGCAATAATGCTACCTCTTTTGATCAGCCTAATTAATAATAAGATACAAAAAAATCATAACTGATATGTCCTTGTGGCCAGTTGGCATTTACTTGTATAACGTAATTGTCGGATAAATTCGGTAAGAATAATAAATGGTTATCGGAAATTGGAATGTAGTTATCATGTACTTTATAACAGTCATTATAATCACTTTTTGAATAAATCCAATATTGTACTGTATAATTTGTTGGGGAAGTGGAAAACGTTAATAAAATAGAATTATTTGAATAAGGGATTTGTATTTCTGGTAAAGAATTAACTTTGTCCAAAGGGTGTAAAAAATTTTCACCGGTAATTTGTGTTGTTGTTCCATCGGTATTTTTAATAATCCATGTATAATAATATACAGGTATAGATATAGTATTATCCTTATAGTTTATAAAGCTTACATATAAAATTGGTAAATTATCCATTTAATATAATTTCTTTGCTTATAAATTTATGCATTGTATGCTTTAAACTACATATTAATTACAATACATTCCATTGATTCAAAGTAGGATAGGATTTGTGTTTGGTTAAAAATTGCTAAGATGAGACATATTCAAAAAATACATAATCTATTGATAATAATGAGTAGTTATTCTTTTAGACATTTTTTCTGTTCTGTAATTCTCTAAATCGAATATAAAATAAATCTAAGGTTTACCCTGTATTTATATGTTTAAAATTGAACGGTCGATAGAGAGCTCGAATTGAGGTAGCTCCAAATAGAATACATGACCCCAACCACCCCCAGGTCTAAGTGCCTGGGGATTTTTTAATGTATTTCCTTTAAGGTTAACAATTGGTAGTAAACTTTGCTATAAATGGATTATAAAAAATATTTAAAATAATAGTTGCAAAATACAACAGTTGTGATATGATATAGTTGTGAGGTGATAAATGTGAAAAAAAATTTAAGTAATGAATTACGAGAACTATTAAGAATCCTAGTTAGAAATCTGGGTATTTTGGAAAAGAGTGATGCCTCTTGCTGTGGTATAAGCTTAGCACAGTGCCATGCCATTGTTGAAATTGGAAGGGCAGATAAGATTTCATTAGTAGATTTGGCTGATATATTGGGATTAGATAAAAGTACAATGAGTCGAACTATTAATAACCTGGTAGATGCTGGCCTAGTGTTACGTGAACTTGATATGGAAAATAGACGTTATGTTATCATTCAGTTAACAGATAACGGGAAAATTATTTTTCGAAATACGGAAGAAAGCATGAATAATTATTATCAAGATGTTTTTAACTCAATACCAGAAGATAAAAGGGATCAGATAATCGAAAGTCTACAGCTTCTTACATCTGCAGTTGAAGAAAATCGTTGTTGTTAACTGAAATAACAAAATAAATGTTGGAGGTGACGAAATGTCTAAAAGTAAAAAAGACGAAATCAAGATGTATTATGGAGGTATAGCAAGAAGAGTTAGTGAGAATGCTAATAATTCTTGTGGATGTGGAGAATCATGCTGTGGTAATAACACGTATGAATCATTACTCTATTCAAAAGAGTTTATCACTGGATTACCCTTGGAGGCTATTAATGCATCATTAGGTTGTGCAAACCCTCTTGTGCTTGCAAGGCTGCAGCCAGGAGAAGTTGTTTTGGATCTGGGAAGTGGCGGTGGTATTGATGTACTGATATCTTCAAAGTATGTTGGTGATACTGGAAGAGTATATGGTCTTGATATGACGGATGATATGTTGGCATTAGCTAATCAGAACAAAGAGAAAAGTGGTGCTAGTAATGTTGAATTTATAAAGGGGTATATTGAAGATATTCCTTTAGAAGATGAATTTGTAGATGTTGTAACATCGAACTGTGTTATTAATTTAAGTGAAAGTAAAGAAATTGCACTTAGTGAAGCATATAGGGTTCTTAGAGATGGAGGAAGGCTTGCTATTGCTGATATTGTCCAACTAAAAGCTGTACCTGATGAAATAAAAGAAAATATACAATTATGGGTAGGCTGCATCTCAGGTGCTTTAACGGTTAATGAATACAGAAGGATATTAGAGCAAGTTGGCTTTAAAGATATTGAGATTACACCGGTTAATATCTATACGAAAGAGGTAATAAAAGACATTGCCGAGTCTAAAAACTTAGGAGCTATCTATTCAAAGCTAGATGAAGAAGCATTAGATGGAGCTTTTGCCGGAGCACATGTTAAGGCTTATAAATAGGGAGAGTAATATGGAATATGTAATTACGGAAATGAAAGAAACAGATTGGTCACAAGTGTCTGATATCTATACTGAAGGGATTAATACTAAAATTGCTACATTTCAAAGTGAAGCTCCCAGTTGGGAAGATTGGAATAATGGGCATAGTAAAACATGTCGTTTAGTTGCAAGATTAGAAAATGAAATACTGGGGTGGGCAGCGTTATCGCCTGTATCCAGTAGATGTGTATATGCTGGTGTTGCGGAATTAAGCATCTATATATCGGACAAATATAGAGGCCAGAAAGTGGGTACAGCGCTTTTAGAAGAGCTAATAAGGTTATCTGAAAAGAACGGATACTGGACATTACAGTCAGGAATTATTAAAGAAAATATTGCTAGCCTCAATTTACATAAG
It includes:
- a CDS encoding recombinase family protein, translating into MIVGYARLSRDEDKKNYISIENQKMIGNQFALEKNMVIDQWYEDDGVSGYSFNRPGFVDLLNNLENIEIIIAKDLSRVGRHNAKVLLLLDELKEKGKRLLLVDDDYDTLNDDDDVIGIKTWYNERYVKDASKKIKRVIRARQKEGTFLTGVPFGYEKDVNVKNKVNIVAEEAEIVKRIFNLYLEGYGYRKIANLLTEQEIPTPSAMRKDRLIKQGKTVKTIPRDQWSDGMVGDILKNDFYLGTFRQHKRERILINGNDTRVSKENQIVFKNNHESIITINDFELAQEAMKKRMRTNYRGKGENRLFGSCLFCKDCGSRLTPITRKNSSKQYYICNTYNQKGKRFCNRSHQITEESLLKDILAYIKLCRNGLQHIIETYDLKDFTTEQSNLEDKRKFLTTSIENKKNELKGLLAQKLKETTLNGFEQSVLAETYEELQKEILAKLNGYESQLREFDQSQMETENVKDKLDTAIKVVDNIIEKNNITGKDIEILVDSIIVDEEGFPDIKLRYGLSEIIKYNPLEELNRRENEIILTTMQLIWKEDRNYTSAKYLSRELTNAGFSKSKKSVLPYIAIMIDKGILKATEDPLKPYNITVNKDHLKNMINVYMESLTTWGNAGNGIRIYSEKEWN
- a CDS encoding MarR family winged helix-turn-helix transcriptional regulator, which gives rise to MKKNLSNELRELLRILVRNLGILEKSDASCCGISLAQCHAIVEIGRADKISLVDLADILGLDKSTMSRTINNLVDAGLVLRELDMENRRYVIIQLTDNGKIIFRNTEESMNNYYQDVFNSIPEDKRDQIIESLQLLTSAVEENRCC
- the arsM gene encoding arsenite methyltransferase, translating into MSKSKKDEIKMYYGGIARRVSENANNSCGCGESCCGNNTYESLLYSKEFITGLPLEAINASLGCANPLVLARLQPGEVVLDLGSGGGIDVLISSKYVGDTGRVYGLDMTDDMLALANQNKEKSGASNVEFIKGYIEDIPLEDEFVDVVTSNCVINLSESKEIALSEAYRVLRDGGRLAIADIVQLKAVPDEIKENIQLWVGCISGALTVNEYRRILEQVGFKDIEITPVNIYTKEVIKDIAESKNLGAIYSKLDEEALDGAFAGAHVKAYK
- a CDS encoding GNAT family N-acetyltransferase — encoded protein: MEYVITEMKETDWSQVSDIYTEGINTKIATFQSEAPSWEDWNNGHSKTCRLVARLENEILGWAALSPVSSRCVYAGVAELSIYISDKYRGQKVGTALLEELIRLSEKNGYWTLQSGIIKENIASLNLHKKCGFREIGYRERLGKMDNGKWYDVVLVERRSKIEGL